From Rutidosis leptorrhynchoides isolate AG116_Rl617_1_P2 chromosome 3, CSIRO_AGI_Rlap_v1, whole genome shotgun sequence, a single genomic window includes:
- the LOC139902847 gene encoding probable polyamine transporter At3g19553, whose protein sequence is MGLVVNQNPTILINDGNSSDKKSNPKLTLLPLIALIFYEVSGGPFGVEDSVKAGGGALLSLLGFLIFPIFWSIPEALVTAELATSFPENGGYVIWISSAFGPFWGFQEGFWKWFSGVMDNALYPVLFIDYLKHSIPIFDELYARIPVILGITILLTYLNYRGLHIVGTSAVLLAGFSLFPFVVMGILSIPKIRPKRWVSIDYKKVQWRGYFNSMFWNLNYWDKASTLAGEVQDPSRTFPKALYGAVILVVCSYLIPLLAGTGSLDSDSSEWSDGYFAEVGMLIGGSWLKWWIQAASAMSNLGLFEAEMSSDAFQLLGMSEIGMLPSVFASRSKFGTPTISILCSATGVIFLSWMSFQEILEFLNFLYAIGMLFEFAAFINLRLKKPDLHRPYKVPLKTFGATMLCVPPAFLLVFVMCLASARTFLVTGAVLVLGFTLYPAIIHAKNKKWAHFISDEDISLSNRDAADVENMALYVSDETEVSLLADSSSSKIEKVSKILAEG, encoded by the exons ATGGGGTTGGTGGTAAATCAAAACCCTACAATCTTGATCAATGATGGCAACAGTTCAGATAAGAAATCAAATCCTAAACTAACTTTATTACCTTTAATTGCCTTAATATTTTATGAAGTTTCTGGTGGTCCATTTGGTGTTGAAGATTCAGTCAAAGCAGGAGGTGGTGCTTTACTCTCTTTATTAGGATTTTTAATCTTTCCTATATTTTGGAGCATTCCAGAAGCACTAGTTACAGCTGAATTAGCCACAAGTTTCCCTGAAAATGGTGGTTATGTTATTTGGATTTCATCAGCTTTTGGCCCATTTTGGGGATTTCAAGAAGGGTTTTGGAAATGGTTTAGTGGTGTTATGGATAATGCACTTTACCCTGTTTTATTTATTGATTATTTAAAACATTCAATTCCAATATTTGATGAATTATATGCTAGAATTCCAGTTATTTTaggaattactattttgttaacttATCTAAACTATAGAGGTCTTCatattgttggtacatctgctgttTTACTTGCTGGTTTCTCTTTATTCCCATTTGTTGTAATGGGTATACTTTCGATCCCCAAAATTAGGCCTAAAAGATGGGTATCTATAGATTATAAAAAAGTGCAATGGAGGGGTTACTTTAATAGTATGTTTTGGAACTTAAACTATTGGGATAAGGCTAGTACACTTGCTGGTGAGGTTCAAGATCCTAGTAGGACGTTTCCGAAAGCTCTTTACGGTGCGGTTATACTTGTGGTTTGTTCATATTTGATTCCACTTTTGGCGGGAACAGGGTCGTTGGATTCGGATTCGAGTGAATGGAGTGATGGATATTTTGCTGAAGTTGGGATGTTAATTGGAGGATCTTGGCTTAAATGGTGGATTCAAGCTGCTTCAGCAATGTCGAATTTAGGGTTGTTTGAAGCTGAAATGAGTAGTGATGCTTTTCAACTTCTTGGTATGAGTGAAATTGGAATGCTTCCTTCTGTATTCGCTTCAAG GTCAAAGTTCGGGACGCCCACAATCAGCATATTATGTTCAGCAACTGGTGTTATCTTCTTATCATGGATGAGTTTTCAAGAAATATTGGAATTTCTTAATTTTCTTTATGCAATTGGAATGCTTTTCGAATTTGCAGCTTTTATAAATCTTAGATTAAAGAAGCCAGATCTTCACAGACCATATAAAGTTCCTCTCAAAACATTTGGTGCAACGATGCTATGTGTACCTCCTGCTTTTTTACTTGTATTCGTCATGTGTTTGGCATCCGCAAGAACCTTTTTAGTAACTGGTGCAGTTCTTGTTCTTGGCTTTACATTGTACCCTGCTATTATTCACGCGAAGAATAAAAAGTGGGCCCACTTTATTTCTGATGAAGATATAAGTTTAAGTAACCGTGATGCTGCAGATGTTGAAAACATGGCACTTTATGTAAGTGATGAAACTGAGGTCAGCCTGCTAGCAGACTCGTCGTCTTCTAAGATTGAAAAAGTGTCGAAAATATTAGCCGAAGGATGA